One Rubripirellula reticaptiva genomic region harbors:
- a CDS encoding phosphoribosylanthranilate isomerase codes for MIFRVKICGVRLHSDIEAVAAAGGDAIGLNFFPPSIRYVDPDDPRTQELSAAAAGLGLFRVGVFVNEAPARIAEIADVVGLDAIQLHGDETVESASQVSGRKLRAIKLPTGPLTVSQIDAASRLWIEAGYHVLFDADAGAAHGGSGKTLDWNAIAAWASLNPSVAWTLAGGLTPDNLSDAIQASSATSVDTASGVESPKGTKSSELIQAFCSVGQ; via the coding sequence ATGATATTTCGGGTCAAGATTTGCGGAGTTCGACTGCACAGCGACATCGAAGCGGTCGCTGCGGCGGGCGGCGACGCGATCGGTCTGAACTTCTTTCCGCCCAGCATTCGATACGTTGATCCTGACGACCCGCGCACCCAAGAGCTGTCGGCCGCTGCCGCTGGGCTGGGATTGTTTCGCGTTGGTGTTTTCGTCAACGAGGCTCCGGCGCGGATCGCCGAGATCGCTGACGTCGTCGGCTTGGATGCGATTCAGCTGCACGGCGACGAAACGGTCGAATCGGCTTCGCAGGTGTCCGGTCGAAAACTACGTGCGATCAAACTGCCGACGGGGCCGCTAACAGTCTCGCAAATCGATGCCGCCAGCCGCCTGTGGATTGAGGCTGGCTATCACGTTTTGTTTGATGCTGACGCCGGAGCCGCGCATGGTGGCAGCGGCAAGACGCTCGATTGGAATGCGATCGCTGCATGGGCGTCGCTGAATCCATCAGTCGCCTGGACGCTTGCCGGTGGTTTGACGCCGGACAATTTGTCGGATGCGATTCAGGCCAGTTCGGCGACCAGCGTAGATACCGCTAGCGGTGTTGAGTCGCCAAAGGGAACCAAGTCGTCCGAGCTGATCCAGGCGTTCTGCTCGGTCGGGCAGTAG